The Patescibacteria group bacterium genome includes a region encoding these proteins:
- a CDS encoding sigma factor-like helix-turn-helix DNA-binding protein: MDNISILDKIINNQKAEEIARLNAVEIVNNLLGELADREKDVLIRRFGLHGLGKETLEKVGQAHKLTRERIRQIEVSGIKKLRQLEKLEGYVNILKKVTSQLLEEHGGLMERQYLLNSLAKFSLNGDGRGGNEELIHKSHLDFLISKLLPEEFEEIGDSELFLDFYKLKYQTLDHLEELSRELVEKIESLKKIFKTEELINLSVKLESYNKNLDKFNIPYSLDISRILDNNLVEEKIDVINSHKVLYSILRALRRVEQNKFGDWGIYDWREIKPKTINDKIYLILKNHGKPMHFAEIADRINQTGFDGKIANAATVHNELILDEKYVLVGRGLYGLKDWGYKEGTVADVIKDVLAEAGKPLTREEIIDKVLGKRLVKKTTIVLALMNKEMFEKAGGKYQLAGSLKS; this comes from the coding sequence ATGGATAATATCTCAATTCTAGACAAAATAATAAACAATCAGAAGGCCGAAGAAATCGCCAGGTTAAATGCGGTGGAAATCGTTAATAATTTGCTGGGCGAATTGGCGGACAGGGAAAAAGACGTCCTTATCCGTCGTTTTGGTTTGCATGGCCTTGGCAAAGAAACGTTGGAAAAGGTTGGCCAGGCCCACAAATTAACCAGAGAGAGAATAAGGCAGATCGAAGTTTCCGGCATAAAAAAACTGCGTCAGTTGGAAAAGCTGGAGGGTTATGTTAATATTTTAAAAAAAGTGACTTCACAGCTTTTGGAAGAGCATGGCGGCCTGATGGAAAGGCAGTATTTGCTCAATTCCTTGGCCAAATTTTCCCTAAACGGCGACGGCCGCGGAGGAAACGAAGAGTTAATCCACAAAAGCCATCTTGATTTCCTTATTTCCAAATTATTGCCGGAAGAGTTTGAAGAAATAGGCGACTCCGAGTTGTTTTTGGATTTTTATAAATTAAAATACCAGACCCTTGACCATCTTGAAGAGTTATCCCGCGAATTGGTTGAGAAGATAGAAAGTTTGAAGAAAATATTTAAAACAGAAGAGCTAATAAACCTTTCCGTTAAATTAGAAAGTTATAATAAAAATCTTGATAAATTCAATATCCCCTATAGTCTTGATATTTCAAGAATTTTAGACAATAATCTGGTTGAGGAGAAAATAGATGTAATAAACAGCCATAAAGTTTTATATTCTATTCTGCGGGCCCTAAGAAGGGTAGAGCAGAATAAATTCGGAGATTGGGGAATTTATGATTGGCGGGAAATAAAACCGAAGACTATAAATGATAAAATATATCTTATCTTAAAAAATCACGGCAAGCCTATGCATTTTGCCGAGATTGCCGACCGGATCAACCAGACCGGTTTTGACGGAAAAATTGCCAACGCCGCCACAGTTCATAACGAACTTATTTTAGACGAGAAATATGTTTTAGTCGGCCGGGGCCTTTATGGCCTGAAAGACTGGGGCTATAAAGAAGGCACGGTGGCTGACGTGATTAAGGATGTCTTAGCCGAAGCCGGCAAGCCCTTAACTCGCGAAGAGATCATCGACAAAGTCTTGGGAAAACGGCTGGTAAAAAAGACAACTATAGTTTTGGCTTTAATGAATAAAGAGATGTTTGAGAAAGCCGGAGGCAAATACCAACTGGCCGGAAGCCTAAAATCATAA